Proteins encoded within one genomic window of Halobacteroides halobius DSM 5150:
- the kdsB gene encoding 3-deoxy-manno-octulosonate cytidylyltransferase: MKVIAIIPARYSSTRLPGKPIKKIKGKAMIQHVYERTAQAQNLDQVIVATDDQRIYQVVKDFGGKVEMTSSQHQTGTDRLAEVANDLEADIIVNVQGDEPLIAPEMIDQAVKPLLEDNNLQMGTLKHPIISAEELENPNLVKVVTDKNDFALYFSRAPIPYPHQENDITYYKHIGLYVYRREFLLNYADLPATPLEQQESLEQLRALENGYKIKVVKTEHQSIGVDTKDDLEKVRKIVNQS; the protein is encoded by the coding sequence ATGAAAGTAATAGCTATTATTCCAGCACGTTATAGTTCTACTCGGCTACCAGGGAAGCCAATTAAAAAGATTAAGGGTAAAGCAATGATTCAACATGTTTATGAAAGAACTGCTCAAGCTCAAAATCTAGATCAGGTGATTGTAGCTACCGATGACCAAAGAATTTATCAAGTAGTTAAAGACTTTGGGGGTAAGGTAGAAATGACATCTTCTCAGCACCAGACAGGAACTGATCGTTTGGCTGAAGTAGCCAATGATTTAGAGGCAGATATTATTGTTAATGTCCAAGGAGATGAACCATTAATAGCTCCGGAGATGATTGATCAAGCAGTGAAACCTTTATTAGAGGATAATAATTTGCAGATGGGAACTCTAAAACATCCCATCATTAGCGCAGAAGAATTAGAAAATCCCAATCTGGTTAAAGTAGTAACTGATAAGAATGATTTTGCTCTTTATTTTTCTCGCGCACCTATTCCCTATCCACACCAGGAAAATGATATTACTTATTATAAACATATTGGATTATACGTTTATCGTAGAGAATTTTTATTAAATTATGCTGATTTACCTGCTACTCCTTTAGAGCAGCAGGAATCTTTAGAGCAACTAAGAGCTTTAGAGAATGGTTATAAGATTAAGGTTGTTAAGACAGAGCATCAATCTATTGGGGTTGATACTAAAGATGATTTAGAGAAGGTAAGGAAGATAGTAAATCAATCATGA
- the lpxK gene encoding tetraacyldisaccharide 4'-kinase translates to MKLEKYLLEVITGQKRSIKDKVVLVLLTGLAWVYQGIVWTRKKAYDWGIKKSTKLSVPVISVGNITVGGTGKTPVVKMLARRLEKNNYQSVIINRGYKGQLEKELGIVTDGEEILLSAQKAGDEAYMLASSLFSTPVLIGKERSKAGKLALEEFSPDFIILDDAFQHWQVKRDYDLVVVDATNPFANGYLLPRGRLREPVTSLQRANCLLLTKADQITPEKLKKIKKCLRRFNPQALIITTRHKPTYLRNIGKQEYKQLDLEGEKVLAVSGIGNPQAFEETLRNLGAQVVDKFRFIDHHTYTKDQIMEIFTIASKQNVDRIITTEKDVVSINQELVAEINRQQINLEVLGIEIEILDSKEKADQLLIQLEGLQR, encoded by the coding sequence ATGAAATTAGAAAAGTATCTATTGGAAGTAATTACAGGACAAAAGCGGAGTATTAAAGATAAAGTTGTTTTAGTTTTATTAACCGGTTTAGCTTGGGTTTACCAAGGTATAGTTTGGACTAGAAAGAAGGCCTATGACTGGGGAATTAAAAAATCAACTAAGTTGTCTGTACCTGTGATTAGTGTAGGTAATATAACAGTAGGAGGTACAGGCAAAACTCCAGTAGTTAAGATGTTAGCCCGTAGACTAGAAAAGAATAATTATCAATCAGTTATTATTAATCGAGGTTATAAGGGCCAATTAGAAAAAGAATTGGGGATAGTAACAGACGGAGAAGAGATTTTGTTATCCGCTCAAAAAGCTGGTGATGAAGCTTATATGTTAGCTAGTAGTTTATTTTCTACTCCTGTATTGATTGGTAAAGAAAGAAGTAAAGCGGGTAAGTTAGCTCTAGAAGAATTTAGCCCGGATTTTATTATTTTAGATGATGCTTTTCAACATTGGCAGGTAAAAAGAGATTACGATTTAGTAGTAGTTGATGCGACTAATCCTTTTGCTAATGGTTATTTATTACCACGAGGTAGATTAAGAGAACCAGTAACTAGTCTTCAACGTGCTAATTGCTTGTTGTTGACTAAAGCAGACCAGATAACCCCTGAAAAATTAAAAAAAATTAAGAAGTGTTTGAGAAGATTTAATCCCCAAGCCTTGATTATTACTACTCGTCATAAACCAACTTATTTACGAAATATAGGAAAGCAAGAGTATAAACAATTAGATTTAGAGGGAGAAAAGGTACTAGCTGTATCAGGGATTGGTAATCCACAAGCTTTTGAAGAGACACTACGGAATCTAGGAGCTCAAGTAGTAGATAAGTTTCGGTTTATTGATCATCATACCTATACTAAAGACCAAATCATGGAGATTTTTACTATTGCTTCTAAACAGAATGTAGATCGAATTATTACTACTGAAAAGGACGTAGTTAGTATTAATCAAGAATTAGTAGCTGAAATAAATCGTCAGCAGATTAATCTTGAGGTATTAGGGATTGAAATAGAGATTCTTGATTCTAAAGAAAAAGCAGATCAACTTCTTATTCAGTTGGAGGGATTACAACGATGA
- a CDS encoding KpsF/GutQ family sugar-phosphate isomerase → MSQKEIAIKEQAQEVLKIEAEAIKGVSEAIDQEFVAVVQEILDCTGRVIMTGMGKSGFIAKKLAATLSSTGTPAFFLHPAEAIHGDLGMVTEKDIIIAISNSGETEEIVNILPVIKRIGAQIAAITGNIESTLAQTGDYTLEAAIEEEACPLNLAPTASTTAALALGDALAMVLLAIRDFKPEDFALYHPGGSLGRQLLLTVDDVLHVRERNPIVKQDSTLKETLFVMTSTRMGAANIVDAEGELAGIITDGDIRRLLEEDPHLMHKEAQEIMSVGPTTITPDKLAAEALKIMQDKEINDLPVVDQEGKPLGLVNFQDLLKAGVI, encoded by the coding sequence ATGTCTCAAAAAGAGATAGCAATAAAAGAACAAGCTCAAGAAGTACTAAAGATTGAAGCAGAAGCTATAAAAGGTGTATCTGAAGCAATAGATCAGGAATTTGTAGCTGTGGTACAAGAAATTTTAGATTGTACGGGGCGAGTGATTATGACGGGGATGGGTAAGTCAGGTTTTATTGCTAAGAAATTAGCAGCTACTTTATCTAGTACCGGAACTCCTGCTTTTTTTCTTCATCCAGCTGAGGCAATCCATGGTGATTTGGGGATGGTAACTGAAAAGGATATAATAATTGCTATCTCTAATAGTGGAGAAACAGAAGAAATAGTCAATATCTTACCTGTAATTAAACGGATCGGAGCCCAAATTGCAGCTATTACTGGTAATATTGAATCGACTTTGGCCCAAACTGGAGATTATACTTTAGAAGCTGCTATTGAAGAAGAAGCTTGTCCGTTAAATTTAGCACCAACAGCTAGTACTACAGCAGCCTTAGCTTTAGGTGATGCCTTAGCAATGGTATTATTGGCTATTAGAGACTTTAAACCAGAAGATTTTGCACTTTATCATCCAGGAGGTAGTTTAGGTAGGCAACTATTATTGACAGTTGATGACGTATTACATGTTAGAGAACGTAATCCAATAGTTAAGCAGGATTCTACTTTAAAAGAGACTTTATTTGTTATGACTTCTACTAGGATGGGCGCAGCTAATATTGTTGATGCTGAAGGTGAATTAGCAGGGATTATTACTGATGGTGATATTAGGCGATTGTTAGAAGAAGATCCTCATTTAATGCATAAAGAAGCCCAAGAGATAATGTCTGTAGGGCCTACAACTATTACACCGGATAAATTAGCAGCAGAAGCACTAAAAATTATGCAAGATAAAGAGATTAATGATTTGCCAGTAGTGGACCAAGAAGGTAAACCTTTAGGATTAGTTAATTTTCAAGACTTACTTAAGGCTGGGGTTATTTAG
- a CDS encoding DUF3084 domain-containing protein, with amino-acid sequence MYIIQLILILIVAGGLIAYVGDKIGMKVGRKRLSLFGLRPKYTSIIITVVTGILIALSSLGVLIAGSENIRQALFDMQALLTKLDNLNQTVEAKNQRLTTLSAKIKVVKGRKLELKRQVKNLSLQQQALTKQVNNLAHNLSLFGKKYFYSLTGDIIYPKGTVVTSDSIRGNLSQEELNYKLQQLILQAKKLATKKGLTKVTTYSQQELVKAINILNKRDNKMIVRLLAAKNTFKNEKLKLNFDLYSDYKVYQTGDIILTHEVTFTKLADLEIQLKQLKAKLNQKVIQAGMLPNKQGKVVDLTLKQLYQLVDQLRQTNKSRLVKVVAKEDIWRDDSLAQNIKFKVES; translated from the coding sequence ATGTATATAATCCAATTAATCTTGATTTTGATTGTGGCAGGAGGATTAATAGCTTATGTTGGTGATAAAATCGGTATGAAGGTAGGAAGAAAGCGTCTGTCCCTCTTTGGATTACGTCCTAAATATACCTCGATCATTATAACAGTAGTAACTGGGATTTTAATTGCTCTTAGTTCTTTAGGGGTATTAATAGCTGGCTCTGAGAATATAAGACAGGCTTTATTTGATATGCAGGCTTTATTAACTAAATTAGATAATTTAAATCAAACAGTAGAGGCTAAGAATCAACGTTTAACTACTTTAAGTGCTAAGATCAAGGTTGTTAAAGGGCGTAAGCTAGAGTTAAAAAGGCAAGTAAAAAATCTATCTCTACAACAGCAAGCTTTAACTAAACAGGTTAATAACTTGGCCCATAACTTAAGTTTGTTTGGGAAGAAATATTTTTATTCTTTAACAGGAGATATTATTTATCCTAAAGGTACAGTAGTAACCAGTGATTCAATCAGGGGTAACCTCTCACAGGAGGAATTAAATTATAAACTCCAGCAATTAATCCTGCAAGCAAAAAAACTGGCTACTAAAAAAGGGTTAACAAAAGTTACAACTTATAGTCAACAGGAATTAGTCAAAGCAATTAATATTTTAAATAAACGGGATAATAAAATGATTGTGAGGTTATTAGCTGCTAAAAATACTTTTAAGAATGAAAAACTAAAGTTAAATTTTGATTTGTATAGTGATTATAAAGTTTATCAGACGGGGGATATTATTTTAACCCACGAGGTAACCTTTACTAAGCTAGCTGATTTAGAAATACAGTTAAAACAATTAAAAGCTAAACTTAATCAAAAAGTTATTCAAGCGGGGATGTTGCCTAATAAGCAAGGGAAAGTAGTGGATTTAACTCTAAAACAATTATATCAATTAGTAGATCAGTTACGTCAAACAAATAAAAGCAGGTTAGTTAAAGTAGTAGCTAAAGAAGATATTTGGCGGGATGATAGTTTGGCCCAGAATATTAAATTTAAGGTGGAGAGTTAA
- a CDS encoding KdsC family phosphatase — translation MDEQLKEKVVKIKLFITDVDGVLTDGRIVLGNDGEEFKFFHVQDGMGIKLAQEAGIKTAIITGRESKLVERRADELEIDQVYQNIDDKLGVFTSLLEKYQITEDEVAYIGDDVNDLPILEKVGLALTVANGVSQVKEKVDYITKRAGGRGAVREAIELLLQA, via the coding sequence ATGGATGAGCAACTAAAAGAAAAAGTAGTTAAGATAAAATTATTTATTACAGATGTTGATGGTGTGTTAACAGATGGCAGAATCGTACTCGGTAATGACGGTGAGGAGTTCAAATTTTTTCATGTTCAGGATGGTATGGGGATTAAATTGGCTCAAGAGGCAGGGATTAAGACAGCGATTATTACAGGGCGAGAATCTAAGTTAGTAGAACGTAGAGCAGATGAATTAGAAATTGATCAAGTTTATCAAAATATTGATGATAAATTAGGAGTTTTTACTAGTTTATTAGAGAAATATCAAATTACAGAAGATGAAGTGGCTTATATTGGTGACGACGTCAATGATCTACCTATTTTAGAGAAGGTTGGACTGGCTTTGACTGTAGCTAATGGAGTAAGTCAAGTTAAAGAAAAGGTAGATTATATAACAAAACGTGCTGGAGGTAGAGGTGCAGTTAGGGAAGCAATAGAACTACTTTTGCAGGCTTAA
- the kdsA gene encoding 3-deoxy-8-phosphooctulonate synthase: MVNEVVLNDDVKFGADNPFVLLAGPCVIESEDHVLRMAEELKKITTKLDIPYVFKSSYDKANRSSIESYRGPGLEKGLKILQRVKDEFNLPVLSDVHSVKEAKVAGEVLNVIQVPAFLSRQTDLVTAVGKTGRVVNVKKGQFLAPWDIEQVIEKIESTGNKKILLTERGASFGYNNLVVDMRSLPRMRETGYPVVFDATHSVQLPGGAGDSSTGEREYVPYLTRAAVGAGIDSLFMEVHDRPDTALCDGPNMVRLEDLEDLLKQAQEINNIVRRG, from the coding sequence ATGGTAAATGAAGTAGTATTAAATGATGATGTTAAGTTTGGAGCTGACAACCCTTTTGTTTTATTAGCTGGACCTTGTGTAATTGAAAGTGAAGATCATGTTTTACGAATGGCAGAAGAATTGAAAAAAATTACTACTAAATTGGATATTCCGTATGTTTTTAAATCTTCTTATGATAAAGCTAATCGTTCTTCAATTGAATCTTATCGTGGTCCTGGATTAGAGAAGGGGTTAAAGATTTTACAGCGAGTAAAGGATGAATTTAATCTACCAGTATTATCTGATGTTCATTCTGTTAAAGAAGCTAAAGTAGCAGGAGAGGTTTTAAATGTTATTCAGGTTCCAGCCTTTCTATCCCGGCAGACTGATTTAGTAACTGCTGTTGGTAAAACTGGCAGGGTGGTTAATGTTAAAAAGGGGCAATTTTTAGCACCATGGGATATTGAACAAGTGATAGAGAAGATTGAAAGTACAGGTAATAAAAAGATTTTATTAACAGAACGGGGAGCTTCTTTTGGCTACAATAATTTAGTAGTAGATATGCGTTCTCTACCTCGCATGAGAGAAACAGGTTATCCAGTTGTTTTTGATGCTACTCATAGTGTTCAGTTGCCGGGTGGAGCAGGTGATTCCTCAACAGGAGAACGAGAGTATGTACCATATTTAACTCGGGCTGCTGTAGGTGCTGGAATTGATTCTTTATTTATGGAGGTGCATGATAGGCCAGATACTGCTTTATGTGATGGGCCAAATATGGTGCGATTAGAAGATTTAGAAGATTTACTTAAGCAAGCCCAAGAAATTAATAATATTGTACGGAGGGGTTAA
- the lptC gene encoding LPS export ABC transporter periplasmic protein LptC produces MKKIGIIIIIIILLASGYLLIKRPSPKPQDRISKEPIQDKREANTKLKNAAISLYSKDGNTKWRLSAQTIYRFNNPKRVKLHQISATVYQNQTEVISLVANKGEFDPQTGFLSLEGPITIKSKEKLVKANHLKWNQVKNQLVGRGEIVIKQPGLKITGDNFISQIDLKKLQVLGDVRVVRNGPVAIIN; encoded by the coding sequence ATGAAAAAGATCGGGATTATTATAATAATTATTATTTTATTAGCTAGTGGTTATTTATTAATTAAGCGGCCATCCCCTAAACCCCAAGATAGGATCTCTAAAGAACCAATTCAGGATAAAAGAGAAGCCAATACAAAGTTGAAAAATGCAGCAATTAGTCTTTATAGTAAAGATGGTAATACTAAATGGCGATTAAGTGCTCAAACAATTTATAGATTTAATAATCCTAAACGAGTTAAGTTACATCAGATTAGTGCTACTGTCTATCAAAATCAGACAGAAGTGATCTCCTTAGTAGCTAATAAAGGTGAGTTTGACCCTCAAACAGGTTTTTTATCTCTAGAGGGGCCAATTACTATTAAAAGCAAAGAAAAATTAGTCAAAGCTAACCATTTAAAGTGGAATCAAGTCAAGAATCAACTAGTTGGTCGAGGGGAGATAGTAATTAAGCAACCAGGTTTAAAGATTACAGGGGATAATTTTATTAGTCAGATTGATTTAAAGAAGTTACAAGTGTTAGGTGATGTTAGAGTGGTGAGGAATGGGCCCGTAGCAATTATAAATTAA
- the lptB gene encoding LPS export ABC transporter ATP-binding protein, protein MPIRAEKLIKTYDGKNVVDQVSFEVKQGEVVGILGPNGAGKTTTFYMVVGLVKPNGGRVKLNDNDITKLSMHKRARKGIGYLAQEASVFRKLTVEENLMAILEMIDRSEPNQEIVESLLEEFEIGHIRDRKGYMLSGGERRRVEIARSLVTNPDYILLDEPFAGVDPIAVSDIQEIISHLKSKDLGVLITDHSVRETLAITDRAYIMHQGEILLSGTSDEVANSEVAKEFYLGEKFTM, encoded by the coding sequence ATGCCAATTAGAGCAGAAAAACTAATTAAGACGTATGATGGTAAAAATGTAGTAGATCAAGTTAGTTTTGAGGTTAAGCAAGGTGAAGTAGTAGGGATTTTAGGGCCTAATGGTGCGGGTAAGACAACAACCTTTTATATGGTGGTAGGTTTAGTAAAGCCTAATGGTGGTCGAGTTAAGCTTAATGACAATGATATTACTAAATTATCAATGCATAAACGGGCTCGCAAAGGGATTGGTTACTTGGCCCAAGAAGCATCTGTCTTTAGAAAGTTAACAGTTGAAGAAAATCTAATGGCCATTTTAGAGATGATAGACCGATCAGAGCCTAACCAAGAGATTGTAGAATCATTATTAGAAGAATTTGAGATAGGACATATTAGAGATCGGAAAGGTTATATGTTATCCGGTGGGGAGAGAAGGAGAGTAGAAATTGCTCGTTCATTAGTTACTAATCCAGATTATATTCTATTAGATGAGCCATTTGCAGGGGTTGATCCGATTGCAGTTAGTGATATTCAAGAGATTATTTCTCATCTTAAAAGTAAGGATCTAGGTGTTTTGATAACCGATCATAGTGTACGAGAGACATTAGCGATTACTGACCGGGCTTATATTATGCACCAAGGAGAAATATTACTATCAGGAACTTCAGATGAAGTTGCTAATAGTGAAGTAGCTAAAGAATTCTATTTAGGAGAGAAGTTTACAATGTAA
- a CDS encoding LptF/LptG family permease, producing MKIIDRYLLKELIQPFLFGVFAFTSIFVGSDILVRLGKMMMQYGVPLLTTIKLFFLSLPQIIVWTFPMSMLLATLLSFGRLSGDSEIIALKAGGVSFIRLITPVLIVGLLVSGVTIFFDNQLVPASQNAYQEIVWRLRHGEAMPKTQRNLRIAPVDNQTGKLDFVLTANKFDGRTKTLTGVTWQDYEQGKLRLIIQANKAKWERDEWVFLHGTSYTITKEGRVPQTTFQRLSMKNRLPRTPQQINRTQKEPAEMTLDALAEHIKLMKQEGRNVKKLLVAYHQRLAVPFACFIFALLGAPLGMKPNRSGSSIGLGLSIIVIFIYYTLMTVGSTLGQAGHIAPWLGAWLQNIVFALVGIGLVIKESR from the coding sequence ATGAAGATTATTGATAGATATTTACTAAAGGAATTAATTCAACCTTTTTTATTTGGTGTTTTTGCTTTTACTAGTATCTTTGTAGGATCAGATATTTTAGTTAGATTAGGTAAGATGATGATGCAGTATGGAGTTCCTTTACTAACAACAATTAAGTTATTTTTTCTTAGTTTACCCCAGATTATTGTCTGGACTTTTCCTATGTCTATGCTACTAGCTACTTTATTATCCTTTGGTCGTTTATCGGGTGATAGTGAGATTATAGCTTTAAAAGCTGGCGGAGTTAGTTTTATAAGATTGATAACTCCAGTCTTAATAGTAGGTTTATTGGTCAGTGGGGTAACCATCTTTTTTGACAATCAGTTAGTACCTGCTAGTCAAAATGCTTACCAAGAAATAGTCTGGAGATTAAGACATGGTGAAGCTATGCCTAAAACCCAACGGAACCTGCGAATAGCCCCTGTAGATAATCAGACAGGTAAGCTTGATTTTGTCCTAACAGCTAATAAATTTGATGGCCGGACAAAGACTTTGACCGGGGTTACTTGGCAAGATTATGAGCAGGGTAAGTTAAGATTAATCATTCAAGCTAATAAGGCTAAATGGGAAAGAGATGAATGGGTCTTTCTTCACGGAACTAGTTATACAATTACTAAAGAAGGGCGTGTCCCTCAAACTACATTTCAACGGTTAAGTATGAAGAATAGATTACCTAGAACTCCTCAGCAGATAAATCGAACCCAAAAAGAACCAGCGGAGATGACATTGGATGCTTTAGCAGAGCATATTAAGTTAATGAAGCAGGAGGGTAGAAATGTTAAGAAGTTACTAGTGGCTTATCACCAACGATTAGCCGTTCCTTTTGCTTGTTTTATTTTTGCTTTATTAGGAGCTCCGTTAGGTATGAAGCCTAATCGGTCAGGTTCTTCGATTGGTTTAGGGTTGAGTATTATTGTGATTTTTATTTATTATACCTTAATGACAGTAGGTTCTACTTTAGGACAGGCTGGTCATATAGCTCCTTGGCTAGGGGCTTGGTTGCAGAATATAGTCTTTGCTCTAGTAGGAATTGGACTAGTAATTAAAGAGAGTAGATAA
- a CDS encoding LptA/OstA family protein produces MNKRIIITSGIILSLLLSISVGLAANQEATELTASKLVVDDLKSQLIASGGVTLRQNNTLLKANKIIAQQDLEQVTAIGDVVFKQNNSQLKGKQLDLNYKTQTGSLTGNPRLIRDKMLITGQQFEFDLKADHLAVTGGAYLKDPTQDLTARAERINYNQDKQEVVLSGDVEVNRGSRRMIAPKVIIDLETRKITTQGKTKFIIPNKQGD; encoded by the coding sequence ATGAATAAAAGAATAATTATCACTAGTGGAATTATACTTAGTCTATTACTGTCTATATCTGTTGGACTAGCAGCTAATCAAGAGGCAACTGAATTAACAGCTAGTAAATTAGTGGTTGATGATCTAAAATCCCAACTAATTGCTAGTGGTGGTGTTACTTTACGTCAGAATAATACCTTATTAAAAGCTAATAAAATTATTGCTCAGCAGGATTTAGAGCAGGTAACAGCTATCGGAGATGTAGTCTTTAAACAAAATAATAGTCAACTGAAGGGTAAGCAGTTAGACTTAAATTATAAAACACAGACGGGCTCTCTAACTGGTAACCCACGATTAATTAGAGATAAAATGTTAATTACAGGACAGCAGTTTGAATTTGATCTAAAAGCAGATCATTTAGCGGTTACAGGAGGGGCATATTTAAAAGACCCTACGCAAGATTTAACAGCTAGAGCAGAAAGAATAAATTATAACCAAGATAAACAAGAGGTAGTATTAAGTGGTGATGTAGAGGTTAATCGTGGTAGTCGGCGAATGATTGCTCCTAAAGTAATTATAGATTTAGAGACAAGAAAGATAACAACTCAGGGTAAAACAAAGTTTATAATCCCAAATAAGCAAGGTGATTAG
- a CDS encoding lysophospholipid acyltransferase family protein, with translation MKKRIIPWLAYWLSKMTNGSLRLQVKNESRVTNLQKDNKQIIFAMWHGQLWLPVYHLRNKGHIALASQSDDGEYISQVLNKLGWGVVRGSTSRGGARSLLKLVKEIRRGKNVAITPDGPTGPRHKVKSGILYLAQKTNSTIIPLGVSFSKKKVFNSWDKFELPYPLAKGALVYGKPLEVTEVNECYQQKLKEHLEAAVVSAQKMLEA, from the coding sequence ATGAAAAAAAGGATAATTCCTTGGCTGGCTTACTGGTTATCTAAGATGACTAATGGTAGTCTAAGGTTACAAGTTAAGAATGAATCAAGAGTAACCAATTTACAAAAGGATAATAAACAGATTATTTTTGCTATGTGGCATGGACAACTATGGTTGCCTGTTTATCATCTTAGAAACAAAGGTCATATTGCATTAGCTAGTCAAAGTGATGATGGTGAATATATTAGTCAAGTTTTAAATAAACTTGGCTGGGGAGTGGTTAGGGGTTCTACTTCTAGAGGAGGAGCTCGCTCTTTGCTTAAGTTAGTTAAAGAGATAAGAAGAGGAAAAAATGTAGCTATTACTCCAGACGGGCCAACCGGTCCTCGACATAAAGTTAAATCTGGTATTTTATATTTAGCTCAAAAGACAAATAGTACAATTATTCCTTTGGGGGTGTCTTTTTCTAAAAAAAAGGTTTTTAATAGTTGGGATAAATTCGAGTTACCATACCCTCTTGCTAAAGGGGCTTTAGTATACGGTAAGCCTTTAGAAGTAACAGAGGTTAATGAATGTTATCAACAGAAATTGAAAGAACATCTTGAAGCAGCAGTTGTTAGTGCCCAAAAGATGCTGGAGGCATAA
- a CDS encoding lysophospholipid acyltransferase family protein translates to MQKRLKYYIFRFGKWLAKVLPIQVSYYLASGLGNLLFYLVKDRRELGIKNIKLALDYSQEEAYKLTKDVFKELAFKFIEIFRLEKWNKEDFNHRITVEGLDNLEKAYEQGQGIVLFTGHLGNWELLGIYLSWLGYPVNAIAKEQRSDLITEELWQLREIHGAKIFNRKQVKSSFKALLKKELLVILGDQDAHQAGEFVQFFHRLASTPKGPAVLAQKAQSLILPIYMIREGIDNYSLVVEEPLQLTQDASRDERKKVLQKLTTSLEEKIREYPDQWLWLHRRWKTDPSKEDEQ, encoded by the coding sequence GTGCAAAAGAGACTAAAATATTATATTTTTAGATTTGGTAAGTGGTTAGCTAAGGTTTTACCGATTCAAGTTAGTTATTATTTAGCCTCAGGGTTAGGTAATTTACTTTTTTATTTAGTTAAGGATAGACGTGAGTTAGGAATTAAAAATATTAAGTTAGCCCTTGATTATTCTCAAGAGGAAGCTTATAAGTTAACTAAAGATGTTTTTAAAGAATTAGCTTTTAAATTTATAGAAATATTTAGACTAGAGAAATGGAATAAAGAGGATTTTAATCATAGAATAACAGTTGAAGGACTTGATAATTTAGAAAAGGCTTATGAGCAAGGTCAGGGGATTGTTCTATTTACAGGCCATCTTGGTAATTGGGAGCTATTAGGCATTTATCTTTCTTGGCTAGGATATCCGGTTAATGCAATTGCTAAAGAACAGAGGAGTGATTTAATAACTGAAGAGTTATGGCAACTTAGGGAGATACATGGTGCTAAAATTTTCAATCGTAAGCAAGTAAAAAGCTCTTTTAAGGCTTTGTTAAAGAAGGAATTATTAGTGATTTTAGGTGACCAAGATGCTCATCAAGCCGGGGAGTTTGTTCAATTTTTTCATAGATTAGCTTCAACACCTAAAGGGCCCGCAGTCTTGGCTCAGAAAGCGCAAAGTTTAATCCTACCTATATATATGATTAGAGAAGGAATAGATAACTATTCTTTAGTTGTAGAGGAGCCATTGCAACTAACTCAAGATGCTAGTAGAGATGAAAGAAAAAAAGTTTTACAAAAATTAACTACTTCTTTAGAAGAAAAAATTAGAGAGTATCCAGACCAATGGCTTTGGTTACACCGTAGATGGAAGACAGATCCTTCTAAGGAGGATGAGCAATGA